One Rhodothermales bacterium genomic region harbors:
- a CDS encoding efflux RND transporter periplasmic adaptor subunit → MNFSLSARIAHLTRGYRLATLALVLPMVLLLAACGGDAEVPVDSEATAFDRTLPVEVIVAEASTFEDVIEMTGTIEAPDDATLSAEASGTLTALAPLGTTIRRGGTVAQINATMGQAGVAQAQASLEAAQAQAALAEDRYRREEPLLQDSIISAMEFESVRTQRAAARAQVAQARAALAQAQQQLAYTRVTAPFTGTVEERFAERGEQVAPGVPVVRLVSTEQVKVQAGVPERYAGDIEVGTPVRIVPQAYNVPPMRGTVTFVGRAINPQNRTFPIEVGLPNEAGQLKPEMIVRLEVQRQQFENVITLPLAAIVRDERGTSVLVVREEGDGLVAQRQPTELGAQSGGYVVVTSGVEPGDRVIASGQSTVSEGDRVRISDELPSGFAPVSLAD, encoded by the coding sequence ATGAACTTCTCCCTCTCCGCCCGCATCGCGCACCTCACCCGGGGCTACCGCCTCGCCACGCTCGCGCTCGTGCTGCCGATGGTCCTACTCCTCGCCGCGTGCGGGGGCGACGCCGAGGTGCCCGTCGACTCCGAAGCCACGGCGTTCGACCGCACCCTCCCCGTCGAGGTCATCGTCGCCGAGGCGAGCACGTTCGAGGACGTGATCGAGATGACGGGCACGATCGAGGCGCCCGACGACGCGACGCTCTCGGCCGAGGCGTCGGGCACGCTCACCGCCCTCGCCCCGCTCGGCACGACGATCCGCCGTGGCGGGACCGTGGCGCAGATCAACGCGACGATGGGGCAGGCGGGCGTGGCGCAGGCGCAGGCCTCGCTCGAAGCGGCGCAGGCGCAGGCCGCCCTCGCCGAGGACCGCTACCGCCGCGAGGAGCCGCTGCTCCAGGACTCCATCATCTCGGCGATGGAGTTCGAGAGCGTCCGCACGCAGCGGGCGGCAGCGCGGGCGCAGGTGGCCCAGGCGCGGGCCGCCCTCGCCCAGGCCCAGCAGCAGCTCGCTTACACCCGCGTCACGGCCCCGTTCACCGGCACCGTCGAAGAGCGCTTCGCCGAGCGCGGCGAGCAGGTCGCGCCGGGGGTGCCCGTCGTCCGCCTCGTCTCGACCGAGCAGGTGAAGGTGCAGGCCGGCGTGCCCGAGCGCTACGCGGGCGACATCGAGGTCGGCACGCCCGTCCGCATCGTCCCGCAGGCGTACAACGTGCCCCCGATGCGCGGGACCGTCACGTTCGTCGGCCGCGCCATCAACCCGCAGAACCGGACGTTCCCCATCGAGGTCGGGCTCCCGAACGAGGCCGGCCAGCTCAAGCCCGAGATGATCGTCCGCCTCGAAGTCCAGCGCCAGCAGTTCGAAAACGTCATCACCCTGCCCCTCGCCGCGATCGTGCGGGACGAGCGCGGGACGAGCGTGCTCGTCGTCCGTGAGGAGGGCGATGGCCTCGTCGCCCAGCGGCAGCCGACCGAGCTCGGCGCGCAGTCCGGCGGCTACGTCGTCGTCACCTCCGGCGTCGAGCCGGGGGACCGCGTCATCGCCTCGGGCCAGTCGACCGTCTCCGAAGGCGACCGCGTCCGCATCTCCGACGAGCTCCCCTCCGGCTTCGCCCCCGTCAGCCTCGCCGACTGA
- a CDS encoding TolC family protein, whose translation MNRSLPILLALLALTLHPAVAQTPDSTLAGPVLAQPATATGGSVLPLSLEEAIEIALERNYSVRTAALDVANANAQVREAWGQVLPSADVSSSYTRNIVEANPFAGSDAGGLFGALGSIDWLAFNEDARTDDDPATEPISLAEFRRLQQQGFEDAGIVLDSGDNPFGVANQFQNSLSITQTLYNGSAFAAIKGAKSLKDINQAALTQQQQAAIDQTRQLYYGALLARQQAEVVRASVARTETTLNETSRRVAQGVLPKFERLTAEVEVANQQTQLIEAQNAAAVAENNLLFALGLPVNQRVALVGELDLPGDVFLETVSFDDAVATAFERRPDLEQARLAIDLQQVQRDITRAQYYPNLSAFANLNYVGSVPDDRTSAIQGANPDDPFAVTSDSRGFFDTAYWNPSVAVGVRMSWNLFNGFQTSYRVQQNTIEIQKAEVQLERAVQGAVLEVEQALRNLASARQRIAAQEQTVQTAQVAYDFAAERLRTGVATQIDVRLASAQFDQAQLGYLRAVYDYLVARSSLQRAIGLVLPEPIGAEDGTTLTSAQ comes from the coding sequence ATGAACCGCTCCCTCCCCATCCTGCTCGCCCTGCTGGCCCTGACGCTCCACCCGGCCGTCGCTCAGACGCCGGACTCCACACTCGCCGGCCCTGTGCTCGCGCAACCCGCCACGGCGACCGGGGGCTCCGTGCTCCCGCTCTCGCTGGAAGAGGCGATCGAGATCGCGCTGGAACGGAACTACAGTGTCCGTACCGCCGCGCTCGACGTCGCCAACGCGAACGCGCAGGTCCGCGAGGCGTGGGGGCAGGTGCTCCCCAGCGCCGACGTCTCCTCGTCGTACACCCGGAACATCGTCGAGGCCAACCCCTTCGCGGGCTCCGACGCGGGCGGCCTCTTCGGCGCACTCGGCTCGATCGACTGGCTCGCCTTCAACGAGGACGCCCGCACCGACGACGACCCGGCGACGGAGCCGATCTCGCTCGCGGAGTTCCGTCGACTCCAGCAGCAAGGGTTCGAGGATGCCGGCATCGTGCTCGACAGTGGCGACAACCCGTTCGGCGTGGCGAACCAGTTCCAGAACTCGCTCTCCATCACGCAGACGCTCTACAACGGGAGCGCGTTCGCAGCCATCAAAGGCGCGAAGAGCCTGAAGGACATCAACCAGGCCGCGCTCACGCAGCAGCAGCAGGCCGCCATCGACCAGACGCGCCAGCTCTACTACGGTGCCCTCCTCGCCCGGCAGCAGGCCGAGGTCGTGCGGGCGAGCGTGGCGCGGACCGAGACGACGCTCAACGAGACGTCGCGGCGCGTGGCGCAGGGCGTCCTCCCGAAGTTCGAGCGGCTCACGGCCGAGGTCGAGGTGGCGAACCAGCAGACCCAGCTCATCGAGGCGCAGAACGCGGCGGCCGTCGCCGAGAACAACCTGCTCTTCGCGCTCGGCCTGCCGGTGAACCAGCGCGTCGCGCTCGTCGGCGAGCTCGACCTGCCGGGCGACGTGTTCCTCGAAACGGTCTCGTTCGACGACGCCGTCGCGACGGCGTTCGAGCGGCGGCCCGACCTCGAGCAGGCCCGCCTCGCGATCGACCTCCAGCAGGTGCAGCGCGACATCACGCGGGCGCAGTACTACCCCAACCTCAGCGCGTTCGCGAATCTCAACTACGTCGGCAGCGTGCCCGACGACCGGACTTCCGCGATCCAGGGCGCCAACCCCGACGACCCCTTCGCCGTGACCTCGGACTCGCGCGGGTTCTTCGACACCGCGTACTGGAATCCGAGCGTGGCCGTCGGCGTGCGGATGAGCTGGAACCTCTTCAACGGGTTCCAGACGAGCTACCGCGTGCAGCAGAACACGATCGAGATCCAGAAGGCCGAGGTCCAGCTCGAACGGGCCGTGCAGGGCGCGGTCCTCGAAGTGGAGCAGGCGCTGCGAAACCTCGCCTCGGCACGGCAGCGGATCGCGGCGCAGGAACAGACCGTGCAGACGGCGCAGGTGGCCTACGACTTCGCCGCCGAACGCCTCCGCACCGGCGTCGCGACACAGATCGACGTCCGCCTCGCCTCGGCCCAGTTCGACCAGGCTCAGCTCGGCTACCTCCGCGCCGTCTACGACTACCTCGTGGCCCGGAGCTCGCTCCAGCGCGCCATCGGCCTCGTCCTCCCCGAGCCCATCGGCGCCGAGGACGGCACCACCCTGACCTCCGCCCAATAA
- a CDS encoding TetR/AcrR family transcriptional regulator, whose protein sequence is MLLDMEVPTLSRRDRERLARRRAMLDAALVVFADKGYDGATLDEIAERAEFGKGTLYNYFPDGKESILFALLDEMFDGMAALVRTHFEQVAGDGRSTREHFRDFIARLLHHFTDNRETFFLLIKEAQRLMLTEHAHVPSLHRRRDRAMDELVKPIERAITASELRPLPPILVAHMLMGNIKGYLMYASPLSECDVEPGDEFASLDEAADFITTILFDGLLPRD, encoded by the coding sequence ATGCTCCTCGACATGGAAGTCCCCACCCTCTCCCGCCGTGACCGCGAACGCCTCGCTCGGCGCCGCGCGATGCTCGATGCGGCGCTCGTCGTCTTCGCCGACAAAGGCTACGACGGCGCTACGCTCGACGAGATCGCGGAGCGGGCTGAGTTCGGGAAAGGGACCCTCTACAACTACTTCCCCGACGGCAAGGAGTCGATCCTCTTCGCACTGCTCGACGAGATGTTCGACGGGATGGCGGCGCTCGTCCGCACCCACTTCGAGCAGGTAGCGGGGGACGGCCGCTCCACGCGCGAGCACTTCCGCGACTTCATCGCCCGCCTGCTCCACCACTTCACGGACAACCGCGAGACGTTCTTCCTCCTCATCAAAGAGGCGCAACGGCTGATGCTCACCGAGCACGCCCACGTGCCCTCGCTGCACCGCCGGCGCGACCGGGCGATGGACGAACTCGTCAAGCCGATCGAGCGCGCGATCACGGCAAGCGAACTGCGGCCGCTCCCGCCCATCCTCGTCGCCCACATGCTGATGGGGAATATCAAGGGGTACCTCATGTACGCCTCGCCCCTGTCTGAGTGCGACGTCGAACCCGGCGACGAGTTCGCCTCGCTCGACGAGGCCGCCGACTTCATCACCACGATTCTTTTCGACGGCCTGCTTCCCCGCGACTAA
- a CDS encoding mannose-1-phosphate guanylyltransferase → MSLYAVIMAGGVGSRFWPRSRQESPKQFLDVFEQASLIQNTFARLQPLVPAERCFVVTNERYVTQTQEHLPAVPEANILAEPASRNTAPAIAFAAAHLHTLDPEAVMVVLPADHVIRNVAAFHDVLRAAVDKAAEPGALVTIGIEPSHPETGYGYIQFASAATEDGTALSAFPVRTFAEKPDLATAERFLDSGDFLWNSGMFIWRADSILDQLQRHLPDVWAAFAPIEAAMSNGEAALGEAVNDAFRRTPKISIDYGVMEPAAADGHVWVVPGSFGWSDVGDWRAVFDILDKDKAGNAVEGNVIVHNASRCYVRSQDRLIVLVGIHDAAVVDTGDAVLVCHMESTQQVKNIVDYLGSHGLEEYI, encoded by the coding sequence ATGTCCCTCTACGCAGTAATCATGGCCGGCGGCGTCGGCAGCAGATTCTGGCCCCGCAGCCGGCAAGAGTCCCCGAAGCAGTTCCTCGACGTGTTCGAGCAGGCCTCGCTCATCCAGAACACGTTCGCGCGGCTCCAGCCCCTCGTCCCGGCCGAGCGGTGCTTCGTGGTGACGAACGAGCGCTACGTCACGCAGACGCAGGAGCACCTCCCGGCCGTGCCCGAGGCGAATATCCTCGCCGAGCCGGCCAGCCGCAACACGGCCCCGGCGATCGCCTTCGCCGCCGCCCACCTCCACACCCTCGACCCGGAGGCGGTGATGGTGGTGCTGCCGGCGGACCACGTGATCCGCAACGTCGCCGCCTTCCACGACGTGCTCCGCGCCGCCGTCGACAAAGCGGCCGAGCCCGGCGCCCTCGTCACCATCGGCATCGAGCCGTCGCACCCCGAGACCGGCTACGGATACATCCAGTTCGCCTCGGCGGCGACGGAAGATGGGACCGCCCTGTCTGCTTTTCCCGTCCGCACCTTCGCCGAGAAGCCCGACCTCGCTACGGCCGAGCGCTTCCTCGACTCCGGCGACTTCCTCTGGAACAGCGGCATGTTCATCTGGCGCGCCGACTCCATTCTCGACCAACTCCAGCGCCACCTCCCCGACGTGTGGGCCGCGTTCGCGCCCATTGAGGCCGCGATGAGCAACGGTGAAGCGGCGCTCGGCGAGGCTGTCAACGACGCCTTTCGCCGCACGCCGAAGATCTCCATCGACTACGGCGTGATGGAGCCCGCCGCTGCCGACGGCCACGTGTGGGTCGTCCCCGGGTCGTTCGGGTGGAGCGATGTCGGCGACTGGCGCGCCGTCTTCGACATCCTCGACAAAGACAAAGCCGGCAACGCCGTCGAGGGCAACGTCATCGTTCACAACGCGAGCCGCTGCTACGTCCGCAGCCAGGACCGGCTCATCGTGCTCGTGGGCATCCACGACGCCGCCGTCGTCGATACGGGCGACGCCGTGCTCGTCTGCCACATGGAGTCCACGCAGCAGGTCAAGAACATCGTGGACTACCTCGGCTCGCATGGGCTCGAGGAGTACATCTGA
- a CDS encoding UDP-glucose/GDP-mannose dehydrogenase family protein yields the protein MKIGVIGTGYVGLVSGTCFAEMGNDVVCVDIDARKVEKLSRGELTLFEPGIERFLERNLREDRLSFTTDLAEAVEAAEILFLALPTPPGEDGSADLSYVLGVAGDIADLLAANPSWGYRVIVDKSTVPVGTAARVTAIIEERGLEAGKDFDVVSNPEFLREGVAVDDFMKPERVVIGTDSERAADLMTLLYEPFVRSGNPIIVMDERSAEMTKYAANSLLATKITFMNEIANVCERVGADVDKVRHGIGTDSRIGTKFLYAGIGFGGSCFPKDVQALVRTSQENAYEFEILESVLRVNERQRRVLADRIIEHFGGSLEGKRIAVWGLAFKPNTDDVREAPSHTVIQALTERGAEILAFDPEAIETTRDVLGEGELGTGSLAYAADSYSALVRADALVICTEWPEFRRPDFERMQRLLSAPLVFDGRNLYDPARMAEAGFEYHSIGRPYVAPAGSATDSAVAANGHAQ from the coding sequence ATGAAAATCGGAGTTATCGGTACCGGCTATGTCGGCCTCGTCTCAGGCACCTGCTTTGCCGAAATGGGCAACGACGTCGTCTGCGTAGACATCGACGCGCGCAAAGTCGAGAAGCTGAGCCGGGGAGAGTTGACTCTCTTCGAGCCCGGCATCGAGCGCTTCCTGGAGCGGAACCTCCGCGAGGATCGGTTGAGCTTCACGACCGACCTCGCCGAGGCCGTCGAGGCCGCCGAGATCCTCTTCCTCGCCCTCCCGACGCCGCCCGGCGAAGACGGCTCGGCCGACCTCTCGTACGTGCTCGGCGTCGCCGGCGACATCGCCGACCTGCTGGCTGCTAACCCCTCGTGGGGCTATCGCGTGATCGTCGACAAGAGCACGGTCCCGGTCGGGACCGCCGCCCGCGTCACGGCGATTATCGAAGAGCGCGGGCTCGAAGCCGGCAAAGATTTCGACGTGGTCTCGAACCCCGAATTCCTCCGCGAAGGCGTCGCCGTCGACGACTTCATGAAGCCGGAGCGCGTCGTGATCGGGACCGACAGCGAGCGGGCGGCCGATCTGATGACGCTGCTCTACGAGCCGTTCGTCCGCAGCGGCAACCCCATCATCGTGATGGACGAGCGCAGCGCGGAGATGACGAAGTACGCCGCGAACTCGCTGCTCGCCACGAAGATCACGTTCATGAACGAGATCGCGAACGTCTGCGAGCGCGTCGGCGCGGATGTGGACAAGGTCCGCCACGGGATCGGGACCGACAGCCGGATCGGGACGAAGTTCCTCTACGCCGGCATCGGCTTCGGCGGCTCGTGCTTCCCCAAAGACGTGCAGGCGCTCGTCCGCACCTCACAGGAGAACGCGTACGAGTTCGAGATCCTGGAGTCCGTCCTCCGGGTCAACGAGCGGCAACGCCGCGTCCTCGCCGACCGCATCATCGAGCACTTCGGCGGCTCGCTCGAGGGCAAGCGGATCGCCGTCTGGGGCCTCGCCTTCAAGCCGAACACCGACGACGTGCGCGAAGCTCCGAGCCACACCGTCATCCAAGCGCTCACCGAGCGCGGCGCCGAGATCCTCGCCTTCGATCCCGAAGCCATCGAGACCACGCGCGACGTGCTCGGCGAGGGCGAACTCGGGACGGGCAGCCTCGCCTACGCCGCCGACTCGTACAGCGCGCTCGTCCGCGCCGACGCCCTCGTGATCTGCACGGAGTGGCCGGAGTTTCGCCGCCCCGACTTCGAGCGGATGCAGCGCCTGCTCAGCGCGCCGCTCGTCTTCGACGGCCGCAACCTCTACGACCCCGCGCGCATGGCGGAGGCCGGGTTCGAGTACCACTCCATCGGGCGTCCGTACGTGGCCCCGGCGGGCAGCGCGACCGACTCCGCCGTCGCTGCCAACGGCCACGCTCAGTAG
- a CDS encoding UDP-glucuronic acid decarboxylase family protein has product MPRTLITGGAGFLGSHLCDRFIAEGHEVVCMDNFITGNPDNVAHLVGHERFQLVRHDVSNYVYVAGDLDYILHFASPASPIDYLQLPIQTLKVGALGTHNLLGLAKTKSARLLLASTSEVYGDPLIHPQQEEYWGNVNPVGSRGVYDEAKRFAEAITMAYHRYHGVETRIVRIFNTYGPRMRAEDGRVVSNFINQAIRGEAITVYGDGSQTRSFQYVDDLVEGIYRLLLSDEVYPVNIGNPDETTIREFADEILALTGSASTVTYEPLPADDPKIRQPDITKAREILGWAPRVDRAEGLKRTLEYFQQALPEQAEAAKTA; this is encoded by the coding sequence ATGCCTCGTACCCTCATCACCGGCGGCGCCGGCTTCCTCGGCTCGCACCTCTGCGACCGGTTCATCGCGGAAGGCCACGAGGTCGTCTGCATGGACAACTTCATCACGGGCAACCCGGACAACGTGGCGCACCTCGTCGGCCACGAGCGGTTCCAACTCGTCCGGCACGATGTGTCGAACTACGTCTACGTCGCGGGCGACCTCGACTACATCCTCCACTTCGCGAGCCCGGCGAGCCCGATCGATTACCTCCAGCTCCCGATCCAGACGCTGAAGGTGGGCGCGCTCGGGACGCACAACCTCCTCGGCCTCGCAAAAACGAAGAGCGCGCGGCTGCTCTTGGCCTCGACGAGCGAGGTCTACGGCGACCCCCTCATCCACCCGCAGCAGGAGGAGTACTGGGGCAACGTCAACCCCGTCGGCTCGCGCGGCGTCTACGACGAGGCCAAGCGCTTCGCCGAGGCGATCACGATGGCGTACCACCGCTACCACGGCGTCGAGACGCGGATCGTCCGCATCTTCAACACCTACGGCCCGCGCATGCGCGCCGAGGACGGCCGTGTGGTGAGCAACTTCATCAACCAGGCGATTCGCGGCGAGGCCATCACGGTCTACGGCGACGGCTCGCAGACGCGCTCGTTCCAGTACGTCGACGACCTCGTCGAGGGCATCTACCGCCTGCTGCTCTCGGACGAGGTCTACCCGGTCAACATCGGGAACCCCGACGAGACGACGATCCGCGAGTTCGCCGACGAGATCCTCGCACTCACGGGCTCGGCGTCCACGGTCACGTACGAGCCGCTCCCGGCCGACGACCCGAAGATCCGCCAGCCCGACATCACGAAGGCGCGTGAGATCCTCGGGTGGGCGCCGCGCGTGGACCGCGCCGAAGGCCTGAAGCGGACCTTGGAGTATTTTCAGCAGGCTCTCCCCGAGCAAGCAGAGGCTGCGAAGACGGCGTGA
- the rfbA gene encoding glucose-1-phosphate thymidylyltransferase RfbA — MKGIILAGGTGTRLYPLTLAVSKQLMPVYDKPLVYYPLSTLMLAGIREILVISTPRDLPLFERLLGDGEQWGLSFEYVAQPEPNGIAEAFLLGADFIGDDSVALVLGDNIFYGQGLSERLQHCARLEEGATVFGYYVRDPERYGVVTFNAEGRAVDIVEKPERPTSNYAVTGLYFYDNDVVEIAQRLTPSARGELEITDVNRAYLERGTLRVEQLGRGTAWLDTGTHAALLEAAHFIEVVESRQGLKIACPEEIAYRMGYIDAAALEALARPLAGNAYGQYLLDLL; from the coding sequence ATGAAAGGCATCATCCTCGCCGGCGGCACCGGCACCCGGCTCTACCCGCTGACGCTGGCCGTGAGCAAGCAGCTCATGCCGGTCTACGACAAGCCGCTCGTCTACTACCCGCTCTCGACGCTGATGCTCGCCGGCATCCGCGAGATCCTCGTCATCTCGACGCCACGCGACCTTCCGCTCTTCGAGCGGCTCCTCGGCGACGGCGAACAGTGGGGTCTTTCGTTCGAGTACGTCGCGCAGCCGGAGCCCAACGGGATCGCCGAAGCGTTCCTCCTCGGCGCCGACTTCATCGGTGATGACAGCGTGGCGCTCGTGCTCGGCGACAACATTTTCTACGGGCAGGGTCTCTCGGAGCGGCTCCAGCACTGCGCCCGGCTGGAGGAGGGGGCGACGGTCTTCGGTTACTACGTCCGCGACCCCGAGCGCTACGGCGTCGTCACGTTCAACGCCGAGGGGCGGGCCGTGGACATCGTCGAGAAGCCCGAGCGCCCGACCTCGAACTACGCGGTGACGGGGCTCTACTTCTACGACAACGATGTGGTCGAGATCGCCCAGCGTCTGACGCCGTCGGCGCGGGGCGAGTTGGAGATCACGGACGTGAACCGGGCCTATCTGGAGCGCGGTACGTTGCGCGTCGAGCAGCTCGGGCGGGGGACGGCGTGGCTCGATACAGGCACGCATGCGGCGCTCCTCGAAGCGGCCCACTTCATCGAGGTCGTCGAGAGCCGGCAGGGGCTGAAGATCGCCTGCCCGGAGGAGATCGCGTACCGGATGGGCTACATCGACGCTGCCGCGCTGGAAGCGCTCGCCCGGCCGCTCGCGGGCAACGCGTACGGGCAGTACCTTCTGGACCTGCTCTGA
- the rfbC gene encoding dTDP-4-dehydrorhamnose 3,5-epimerase, translating into MTVTDLNIPGLRLFEPRVFEDERGAFLEAYHAARYREHGLDRDFVQDNLSRSRRGVVRGLHFQRRHPQGKLISVVRGAIYDVAVDLRPGSETFGEHVGVELSDANGRQLWVPPGFAHGFAALSDRADVLYKCTDVYHPDDEGGLLWNDPALGIDWPVAEPILSERDRMHPPLAALTPEMLPAAESVAL; encoded by the coding sequence ATGACTGTAACTGACCTGAATATCCCCGGCCTCCGGCTGTTCGAGCCGCGCGTGTTCGAGGACGAGCGCGGCGCGTTTCTGGAGGCCTACCACGCCGCGCGTTACCGCGAGCATGGGCTCGATAGGGACTTCGTGCAGGACAACCTCTCGCGATCGCGGCGCGGCGTCGTGCGCGGGCTCCACTTCCAGCGCCGCCACCCGCAGGGCAAGCTGATCTCCGTCGTGCGCGGCGCGATCTACGACGTGGCCGTGGACCTCCGACCGGGCTCCGAGACCTTCGGCGAGCACGTCGGTGTCGAACTCTCGGACGCGAACGGGCGTCAGCTCTGGGTCCCACCCGGCTTCGCCCACGGCTTCGCCGCGCTGTCCGACCGGGCCGACGTGCTCTACAAATGCACGGACGTGTACCACCCCGACGACGAGGGCGGGCTCCTCTGGAACGACCCGGCGCTCGGCATCGACTGGCCCGTCGCGGAGCCGATCCTCTCCGAGCGCGATCGGATGCACCCCCCGCTCGCCGCGCTTACACCCGAGATGCTGCCCGCTGCGGAGAGCGTGGCGCTGTGA
- the rfbD gene encoding dTDP-4-dehydrorhamnose reductase, which translates to MRVLVTGANGQVGRELLRAAPDFGVEVIGLTRADLDVADREAVQGAVKRRAPDIVVNAAAYTAVDRAETEPDLAFAVNRDGAAHLAEACADAGIPLVHFSTDYVFDGTKGASYTEADAPNPLGVYGQSKWAGEEAVRERIDRHVILRTSWVFSAHGHNFVKTMLRLSRERDELRVVADQRGNPTAATDIARTALRIAQRAVAGETAAWGTFHFAGTPATTWHGLTEAGVAEARRHGEVRAQRIEPIPTSDYPTPARRPVDARLDGSRLARVWGIEPPPWQPALARVVAEVLGA; encoded by the coding sequence GTGAGGGTGCTCGTCACTGGGGCGAACGGGCAGGTCGGCCGCGAATTGCTGCGCGCCGCGCCCGACTTCGGTGTCGAAGTGATCGGGCTGACGCGGGCCGACCTCGACGTGGCGGACCGCGAAGCCGTGCAGGGAGCCGTCAAGAGACGCGCACCGGACATCGTCGTCAACGCGGCGGCGTACACAGCCGTGGATCGGGCCGAGACGGAGCCCGACCTCGCCTTCGCCGTCAACCGCGACGGCGCGGCGCACCTCGCCGAGGCTTGTGCCGACGCTGGGATTCCGCTCGTCCATTTCTCGACGGACTACGTCTTCGACGGGACGAAGGGCGCGTCGTACACCGAGGCCGATGCGCCGAACCCACTCGGGGTCTACGGGCAGAGCAAGTGGGCGGGGGAGGAGGCCGTGCGCGAGCGGATCGACCGCCACGTCATCCTCCGCACGAGTTGGGTGTTCAGCGCGCACGGGCACAACTTCGTCAAAACGATGCTCCGGCTGAGCCGTGAACGCGACGAACTCCGCGTCGTCGCCGATCAGCGCGGCAACCCGACGGCAGCGACGGACATCGCCCGGACCGCGCTCCGCATCGCGCAGCGGGCCGTTGCTGGAGAAACTGCTGCGTGGGGCACGTTCCACTTCGCGGGGACGCCCGCGACGACGTGGCACGGCCTCACCGAAGCCGGCGTTGCTGAAGCCCGGCGGCACGGCGAGGTCCGTGCCCAGCGCATCGAGCCGATCCCGACGAGCGACTATCCGACGCCGGCCCGTCGCCCGGTCGATGCGCGGCTCGACGGCTCGCGGCTCGCCCGCGTGTGGGGCATCGAGCCGCCGCCGTGG